In a genomic window of Stegostoma tigrinum isolate sSteTig4 chromosome 45, sSteTig4.hap1, whole genome shotgun sequence:
- the LOC132207343 gene encoding probable G-protein coupled receptor 139 — protein sequence MSLGFLIKLKILWAITALQKIYYPVLATFSVLVNVIAIVVLVRGKCGLSKCVTHFLVAMAGADLLVIIFDLILRQIPIAYREDFFFLNFVSLCNIHAVMLYAATDCSVWFTVMFTFDRFVAICCQKLRSKHCTKKTACVVLGTVTVLSCLKNIFWCFLYSSSYWLSNTPWFCSVMYAVITSIAWTIVELMHYIITPFIPFVLILVLNALTVKNIILANRARRRLLGQSTGDSPSDPEMGSRRKSMILLFVISGNFITLWMVFIAYSVLKRFDYLGYPVPLPTFVNEIGFMLQLLSCATNTFIYAVTQRKFREELKNGVMYPFIKLVKIIC from the exons tcttgGTTTTTTGATCAAGTTGAAGATTCTGTGGGCGATTACTGCTTTACAGAAGATTTATTATCCAGTTTTAGCCACGTTTAGTGTCCTGG TTAATGTGATTGCAATAGTGGTCCTGGTTCGAGGAAAGTGCGGCCTTTCCAAATGTGTGACTCATTTCCTGGTGGCCATGGCAGGAGCAGATCTGTTGGTCATTATCTTTGATCTGATACTACGACAAATTCCTATTGCATATCGGGAGGACTTCTTTTTTCTGAATTTTGTCTCCTTGTGCAACATCCATGCTGTTATGCTTTATGCTGCCacagactgttctgtctggttcaccgtcatgTTCACCTTTGATCGGTTTGTAGCCATTTGCTGCCAAAAGCTGAGAAGTAAACATTGCACCAAGAAAACAGCGTGTGTGGTTttaggaacagtgactgtgctgagttgtttgaagaacattttctggtgtTTCTTGTATTCAAGTAGTTACTGGCTTTCTAATACCCCATGGTTTTGTAGCGTGATGTATGCTGTAATTACTTCAATTGCCTGGACTATCGTTGAATTGATGCATTACATAATTACGCCATTCATTCCATTTGTTTTGATTCTAGTGTTAAATGCATTGACTGTCAAAAATATTATATTAGCCaacagagcccgcaggagactcctaGGTCAGTCAACTGGGGACAGTCCCAGTGACCCAGAGATGGGGAGTCGGAGGAAATCCATGATTTTGCTTTTTGTTATATCTGGCAATTTCATTACACTATGGATGGTGTTCATTGCTTATTCCGTATTAAAGCGATTTGATTACTTGGGATATCCAGTTCCGCTGCCAACATTTGTGAATGAGATTGGCTTCATGCTCCAGCTCCTGAGTTGCGCCACGAACACCTTTATTTATGCAGTTACCCAGAGGAAATTCAGAGAAGAGTTGAAGAATGGAGTAATGTATCCCTTCATTAAGTTGGTCAAAATAATTTGTTGA